The following are encoded in a window of Candidatus Dormiibacterota bacterium genomic DNA:
- a CDS encoding (2Fe-2S)-binding protein: protein MRLILRVNGEEHRLEVEPRRLLADALREDLGLTGTHLGCEQGACGACTVLLDGGAVRSCLLFAVQAEGAEVTTVEALSPGGVLHPLQEAFRDHHALQCGFCTPGMLLTAVDLLARNPAPSAGEVREELSGNLCRCTGYQRIVAAVLDAAARLRGARPAAGAAAGAAAGWADHPPQP, encoded by the coding sequence ATGAGGCTGATCCTGCGCGTCAACGGCGAGGAGCACCGGCTCGAGGTGGAGCCGCGCCGGCTGCTCGCCGACGCGCTCCGCGAGGATCTCGGCCTCACCGGCACCCACCTCGGCTGTGAGCAGGGCGCCTGCGGGGCCTGCACCGTGCTCCTCGACGGCGGCGCGGTCCGCTCGTGCCTGCTCTTCGCCGTCCAGGCCGAGGGCGCCGAGGTGACGACCGTGGAGGCGCTGTCGCCGGGCGGCGTGCTCCACCCTCTGCAGGAGGCGTTCCGCGACCACCACGCGCTGCAGTGCGGCTTCTGCACCCCGGGGATGCTGCTGACCGCCGTCGACCTGCTCGCTCGCAACCCCGCGCCCTCCGCAGGCGAGGTGCGCGAGGAGCTCTCCGGCAACCTGTGCCGCTGCACCGGCTACCAGCGCATCGTCGCCGCGGTGCTCGACGCCGCCGCGCGGCTCCGCGGAGCCCGCCCTGCGGCCGGAGCGGCGGCCGGAGCGGCGGCCGGGTGGGCCGACCATCCGCCCCAGCCCTAG